In a single window of the Rhineura floridana isolate rRhiFlo1 chromosome 3, rRhiFlo1.hap2, whole genome shotgun sequence genome:
- the LOC133382432 gene encoding zinc finger protein 665-like translates to MALHCKEEEEWAHLDLDQKVLHGEVKKEYGDKWESEEKEELQGASLERGKCKKRTHQTRKTTENQKREKSSASQGSDCPEITAQEKVDKRKKTSQCLVCEKSFVSRSKLRAHCKIHKGEEPYKCLECGKSFSWVTNLRKHQRTHTVGKPHTCVECGKSFSSNSDLRKHLRIHTGEKPYKCLECGKSFSRSTTLIMHQSIHTGEKPYKCLECGKSFSQKIYVTRHQRTHTGEKPYKCVECGKSFTVRTSLTSHQRIHSGEKPYKCAKCGRSFSHNSSLTTHQRTHMSEKPYKCLECGKSFSVKISLTYHERTHTGEKPYKCSECGKNFSQSSALTTHQRIHMAEKPYKCAECGKSFSQSTDLTTHQRIHTGEKPFKCLECGKSFRLSTGLSNHHRIHTGEKPYECLHCGKSFNNSTTLSMHERTHSEEKPYKCLECGKSFCSSTILMYHQATHSEEEPYQCLECGKSFSLNKDLTSHQRIHREEKPYKCQECGKSFNQKINLTFHQRIHTGEKPYKCLECGKSFSRSTHLTCHQRIHTGEKPYKCLACGKCFSSSSNLSKHQVTHSGEKPYKCLECGKSFKRSSYLNKHQRTHEEDES, encoded by the coding sequence GTGACAAATGGGAAAGTGAGGAAAAGGAAGAACTACAAGGGGCATCTCTGGAAAGAGGCAAATGTAAAAAGAGGACGCACCAGACAAGGAAAACTACAGAAAATCAGAAGAGGGAAAAATCCTCTGCTTCTCAGGGCAGTGACTGTCCTGAAATCACAGCCCAAGAGAAAgtagataaaagaaaaaaaactagtCAATGCCTTGTATGTGAGAAAAGCTTCGTTTCTAGATCTAAACTCAGGGCTCATTGCAAAATCCACAAAGGAGAGGagccatataaatgcctggagtgtggaaaaagcttcagttggGTCACAAACCTCAGGAAGCATCAGAGAACTCATACAGTGGGGAAACCACATACATgcgtggaatgtggaaagagcttcagttcaaACTCAGACCTTAGGAAGCATCTAAGAAtccacaccggggagaaaccctataaatgtttggaatgtggaaagagcttcagtcggagtacaACCCTCATTATGCATCAAAgtatccacacaggggagaaaccgtataaatgcttggagtgtggaaagagcttcagtcagaagatATATGTCACTcgtcatcaaagaactcacactggggagaaaccatacaaatgtGTTGAGTGTGGTAAGAGCTTCACTGTGAGAACAAGcctcacttctcatcaaagaattcacagtggggagaaaccttataaatgtgcAAAATGTGGAAGGAGCTTCAGTCACAATTCTAGCCTCACtacgcatcaaagaactcacatgtcagagaaaccatataaatgcttggaatgcggaaagagcttcagtgtgaaAATAAGCCTAACTTATcatgaaagaactcacacaggggagaaaccatataaatgttcagagtgtggaaagaactttagTCAGAGCTCAGCCCTTActacacatcaaagaattcacatggcagagaaaccctataaatgtgcagagtgtggaaagagtttcagtcagagcaCTGACCTTACCacccatcaaagaatccacacaggggagaagccgtttaaatgcttggagtgtggaaagagcttccgtttgAGCACAGGCCTCAGTAATCATCAtcgaattcacacaggggagaaaccatatgaatgcttgcattgtggaaagagcttcaataatAGCACAACCCTCAGTATGCATGAAAGAACTCACTCagaggagaaaccatataagtgcttggaatgtggaaagagtttctgtTCAAGCACAATCCTCATGTACCATCAAGCAACTCATTCAGAGGAGGAACCATAtcaatgcttagagtgtggaaagagcttcagtttgaATAAAGACCtaacttctcatcaaagaattcacagagaggagaaaccatataaatgccaagaatgtggaaagagtttcaatcAAAAAATTAATCTTACatttcatcaaagaattcatacgggggagaaaccatataaatgtttggagtgtggaaagagtttcagtagAAGCACACATCTCACatgtcatcaaagaattcatacaggggagaaaccatataaatgcttggcgtgtggaaagtgcttcagttcGAGCTCAAACCTTAGTAAGCATCAAGTAACTCactcaggggagaaaccatacaaatgcttggagtgtggaaagagctttaagaGAAGTTCATACCTCAAtaagcatcaaagaactcatgaAGAGGATGAATCATAG